The following proteins are encoded in a genomic region of Micropterus dolomieu isolate WLL.071019.BEF.003 ecotype Adirondacks unplaced genomic scaffold, ASM2129224v1 contig_13667, whole genome shotgun sequence:
- the LOC123966548 gene encoding G2/M phase-specific E3 ubiquitin-protein ligase-like isoform X2, whose amino-acid sequence MLGLSEGLNTLGLLDLMKIHASILKEVFSSSERPLKATDLISLFQVTLSPPGSNRWRLEKRVEGYWRDFLLDVEDGVFEVTMEQILVFASGADRVPALGFSPHPTLNFIHDAGRKYPEANTCLTRDP is encoded by the exons ATGCTTGG ACTTTCTGAAGGACTGAACACACTTGGTCTCCTGGACCTGATGAAAATTCACGCCAGCATCTTGAAGGAGGTGTTTTCTTCATCTGAGAGGCCTCTAAAGGCCACAGACTTGATCTCCCTGTTCCAAGTGACACTGTCCCCTCCTGGAAGCAACCGGTGGCGCCTGGAGAAGAGAGTGGAAGGGTACTGGAGAGACTTTCTTCTAGATGTGGAGG ATGGTGTGTTTGAGGTCACAATGGAGCAAATTTTGGTGTTTGCCTCTGGAGCCGACAGAGTACCCGCTCTTGGTTTTTCTCCTCACCCAACGCTGAACTTCATTCACGACGCAGGGCGGAAGTACCCTGAAGCTAACACCTGTCTT ACTAGAGACCCTTGA
- the LOC123966548 gene encoding G2/M phase-specific E3 ubiquitin-protein ligase-like isoform X1, which translates to MLGLSEGLNTLGLLDLMKIHASILKEVFSSSERPLKATDLISLFQVTLSPPGSNRWRLEKRVEGYWRDFLLDVEDGVFEVTMEQILVFASGADRVPALGFSPHPTLNFIHDAGRKYPEANTCLVNLKLPIHETYTQFAKFMCDGIIHAPTSGLA; encoded by the exons ATGCTTGG ACTTTCTGAAGGACTGAACACACTTGGTCTCCTGGACCTGATGAAAATTCACGCCAGCATCTTGAAGGAGGTGTTTTCTTCATCTGAGAGGCCTCTAAAGGCCACAGACTTGATCTCCCTGTTCCAAGTGACACTGTCCCCTCCTGGAAGCAACCGGTGGCGCCTGGAGAAGAGAGTGGAAGGGTACTGGAGAGACTTTCTTCTAGATGTGGAGG ATGGTGTGTTTGAGGTCACAATGGAGCAAATTTTGGTGTTTGCCTCTGGAGCCGACAGAGTACCCGCTCTTGGTTTTTCTCCTCACCCAACGCTGAACTTCATTCACGACGCAGGGCGGAAGTACCCTGAAGCTAACACCTGTCTTGTAAATTTGAAACTTCCTATCCATGAGACTTACACACAGTTCGCCAAGTTTATGTGCGATGGCATTATTCACGCTCCCACTTCTGGTCTGGCTTAA